The Candidatus Cloacimonadota bacterium sequence AAATGGACACGAACCTCTCGGTACCGTACGAGAATACGACGTTCGCGTATGTCATGAACACCATGGGCACATCGACGTCACTTCGTATCTCGCGTACCATATCGAAGATCTTGTCCGTGGTGACTCCGTTCTTCAATGCGCGTGCGTTGGCGGCCTGGATCACCGCCCCCTCTGCCGTCGGGTCCGAGAAGGGTATGCCCAGTTCGACGAGGTCCGCACCGCTCCTGACCATCTCCTTCACGGCCTTTTTGGTCGTCTCGAGGTCCGGGTCCCCGCAGGTGATGAACGCGATGAAGGCCTTGCCGTCGGCGAACGCATCTCCGATCCTGCTCATTCTCCCACGTCCTGTCCTCTGTATCTCGCGATCGCCGCACAATCTTTGTCTCCGCGGCCGGAAAGCGTGACCACCAGCAGGTCGTCCTTTTTCATTTCGGGAGCCATCTTCATCGCGTATGCCAAAGCGTGCGCCGATTCTATCGCGGGGATTATGCCTTCCTTCTTAGAAAGATACTCGAACGCGTCGACAGCCTCCTCGTCCGTGACGGGAACATACTCTGCCCGGCGGACATCATGCAGCCACGAATGTTCAGGCCCTATTCCAGGGTAGTCGAGCCCAGCCGAAATCGAATACACGGGGGCGATCTGCCCGTATCCGTCCTGACAGAAATAGGATTTCATCCCGTGGAATATGCCGGGGCGCCCGGTGTTGATGGTTGCCGCGGTCTCGAAGGAATCGATCCCGCGACCTGCCGCTTCGCATCCTATCAGACGGACCTTCTCATCGTTTATGAATTCATAGAACGAGCCGATTGCATTTGAGCCGCCTCCGACACATGCGATGACGGCGTCGGGAAGCCTCCCCTCTTTTTCCAGGATCTGCTGTTTTATCTCTCTGCCTATGACGCTTTGGAAATCCCTCACCATCGTCGGGAACGGATGGGGCCCCATGACGGACCCAATGCAGTAATGGGTGTCCCCTATGCGGGAGGTCCATTCACGCATAGTCTCGGAAACGGCATCCTTTAGAGTTCCCGTACCCGATTCCACAGGTATAACTTCGGCTCCGAGGAGATTCATCTTGTAGACATTCAGGGCCTGTCGTTCCATGTCGTTGGTTCCCATGAACACCACGCATTCCATTCCCAGTAGGGCGGCGGCCGTCGCGGTCGCCGTCCCGTGCTGTCCGGCCCCCGTCTCGGCTATCAGGCGGGTCTTGCCCATCTTCTTGGCCAGAAGCGCCTGCCCCAGCACATTGTTGATCTTGTGTGCGCCGGTGTGGTTCAGGTCTTCGCGTTTCAGATAGATCTTCGCTCCGCCGAGGTCATCGGACATCCGTTCTGCGAAGTACAGCCTGCTGGGCCTTCCGGCGTATTCGCAGAGGAGCGCATTCAGCTCGGAGACGAATGCCGGGTCCGTCTTGTATTGTTCGTACGCCTTCTCTAGCTCGATCACCGCGTTCATCAGGGTCTCGGGCATGTATTGTCCCCCGTATTCTCCGAATCTTCCTTTTTTTGTCATATGAGCATCTTCTCTGTCTGTTCTTCTCACGGATCCGATGAACTGTTCCATCTTCCGACTGTCCTTCCTTCCGTCCGTTTCCACTCCGGAACTGGTGTCGACGGCATACGGGCGGAACGTTCTCACGATTTCCGACACATTGTTCGGGTCCAGTCCTCCTGCGAAGAAGAACGGGCGGCGGCACTTGTCGACGAGCGTCCCGTCGAACCGCTCTCCCGTGCCGCCGGCTCCGTTATCCAGCAATATGAAGTCCGCAGGAGATTCTATCGCTCTTTCGAAATCGCTTCTGCTGCTTATTCCGAACGCCTTCACCACCGGTACGCCGGTCTTTTTGCGCATGTCTTCAATGAAGGCGTCGTCCTCGCCTCCATGGAGCTGTATCATACCGATGGTCTTATTTTTCACCAGGCCGATGATGTATTCTTCAGGCTGGTCGACGAAAACTCCCACGGTGGCAACTCTGCGGTCCATCAAAGAACGCAGGCGGGTGGCCGTTTCACCCTTCACACATCTGCGGCTCTTTTCGGAGAACACGAACCCTGCGTAATCCGGGAGCAGGGCGTTGACGCACTCGACGTCCTCCGGCGTCCGGATGCCGCATATCTTGATCTTCGTCATGTGGTCCCTCTGAGTTCGTCGAGTTTTTTCTTCTTGTCATGGGAGCGCATCAGCGTTTCTCCGATAAGCACCCCGTCCACCTTGGACATGCGGAGGATGTCGATGTCGTTCGGACAGTTTATTCCGCTTTCGGCGATGAAAAGCACGTCCGGCGGCACGATCTCCCTCAGTCTTCTGCTGTTATCGAGGTCGACGGTGAAATCGTTCAGATTCCTGTTGTTCACGCCTATCATCCTCGCGCCCGCGTCCAGAGCCGACGATATCTCCTGCTCGTCGTGCGCTTCCACCAGTGCGGACATGCCCAGGTCGTCGCAGGTCCCAACATATCTTTCGAGTTCCGCATTCTCGGTGATCGAGCATATCAGAAGCACCGCCGAGGCGCCCAGGGTCTTCGCTTCATAGATCATGTACTCGTCGACCGTGAAGTCTTTCCTCAGACACGGCACGGATACGGCGGAGGCAATCTTCTTTAGATGCTCATTGTCTCCTAAGAACC is a genomic window containing:
- the trpA gene encoding tryptophan synthase subunit alpha, which produces MSRIGDAFADGKAFIAFITCGDPDLETTKKAVKEMVRSGADLVELGIPFSDPTAEGAVIQAANARALKNGVTTDKIFDMVREIRSDVDVPMVFMTYANVVFSYGTERFVSICEEIGIDGLILPDVPFEEKGEFGPACRRHGLDLISMIAPTSEDRISMIAGEAEGFVYIVSS
- the trpB gene encoding tryptophan synthase subunit beta, which produces MTKIKICGIRTPEDVECVNALLPDYAGFVFSEKSRRCVKGETATRLRSLMDRRVATVGVFVDQPEEYIIGLVKNKTIGMIQLHGGEDDAFIEDMRKKTGVPVVKAFGISSRSDFERAIESPADFILLDNGAGGTGERFDGTLVDKCRRPFFFAGGLDPNNVSEIVRTFRPYAVDTSSGVETDGRKDSRKMEQFIGSVRRTDREDAHMTKKGRFGEYGGQYMPETLMNAVIELEKAYEQYKTDPAFVSELNALLCEYAGRPSRLYFAERMSDDLGGAKIYLKREDLNHTGAHKINNVLGQALLAKKMGKTRLIAETGAGQHGTATATAAALLGMECVVFMGTNDMERQALNVYKMNLLGAEVIPVESGTGTLKDAVSETMREWTSRIGDTHYCIGSVMGPHPFPTMVRDFQSVIGREIKQQILEKEGRLPDAVIACVGGGSNAIGSFYEFINDEKVRLIGCEAAGRGIDSFETAATINTGRPGIFHGMKSYFCQDGYGQIAPVYSISAGLDYPGIGPEHSWLHDVRRAEYVPVTDEEAVDAFEYLSKKEGIIPAIESAHALAYAMKMAPEMKKDDLLVVTLSGRGDKDCAAIARYRGQDVGE
- the trpC gene encoding indole-3-glycerol phosphate synthase TrpC; its protein translation is MTDILQTIADYARVRVAESKGRFSFREMRDSASSMECDTGFPFEKALTGDGISFICECKQASPSKGRIVTEYPFEKIAGEYESAGASCISVLTEPKWFLGDNEHLKKIASAVSVPCLRKDFTVDEYMIYEAKTLGASAVLLICSITENAELERYVGTCDDLGMSALVEAHDEQEISSALDAGARMIGVNNRNLNDFTVDLDNSRRLREIVPPDVLFIAESGINCPNDIDILRMSKVDGVLIGETLMRSHDKKKKLDELRGTT